In Chitinivibrionia bacterium, the DNA window AATGTAATATTCCTGCATTTCAAAAGGCAAAACGCCTATACGCGTCGTATTTACGCCAAGAGCGATAAAACCGCGATAATACGCCATTCCCGCGACAAAAAGACGGTCGAGCGACACCATAACTTGCGCTCGGTCGTGCGCATTAATACCTATCGAATTAAACGACATCGACTCGTTGTAAGCAAGGCGGTCAAGGTCTGCGGCGGTCAGCGGAACAACAAGAGGTTGCCCCGTAGAGCCGCTTGTGACGCAGGTTTCCACAATATTATTGCTACAATAAAAATTATTTGTTTGCGCGCACAATTCCTCTTTGGTTGTAAAAGGCAAGCGCGAAATATCGTCAAATGTTTTTATATCCTGCGCGTTAATTTTATCAAGTTTTTTTGCATAATATGCAGATTTTTCTTTCAGGTTAACGACTTGATTTCGCATCACCCGAAGAGTGTTATTTTCTATTTCGTCTTTGGACTTAAAGTCCCAAGAATATTCCGGTAGAAAAGGCATATCGCCCTCCTTTATTTTTTCAAGTTTTCAGAAAACAGCCAACGCCAATAAATCATTGTAACAGGAAACGTAGAAAGCACAAGCATTGCGCGTAAAGCCATAGTAGTCGTCGATATTTCGTTTTTGTCTGCATCGTTCATAAAATTCGGAAGCACAATATCCGCCGCAATAAGAAAAATCAGCGCAATCGCACAGCCGTAATAATAATGATAGAAATGAGGCACCGCCAAAGCTTCGCCGATTTTTTTGCTCAGAGCCGCTAAAATCATCAGCAGAAAAAACACGCTCGCGTCAAGGATGTGAACCGCGCCTAAAATCGGCAAAAACGCTCCCTCCATTATTGCCCTCCGTTCTTAATGTTTTTTCTTACAATAAAGTGCAATTTTATCCCATTCCAAAGCGAGGCGATTGACGCAACCGACAATGTTAAAATCATAATTTTTGTGAAAATTGCTTTGTCTTCGATAAACGAGGCGCCGATGGCAACGCTTATGGCGCACATCGAAATAACAAACCCCGTCGGATTAAGACGATTATCTACTTTTTTTCGATAATATTCGGCAATCATATAAATAAATAGATTAAGTGCAAAAACAGCTACAAGGTAAGCCAAAAGTAAAAAATTATCAATAAAAAACATAGTCCGACCGCTCCTTTTTACCCTTTTTTCTTCCCGAAAACATTAACAAAAGCGTCTTGTGGAGTAAGGCGCGAACTTCCGCTCATAATTCCCTCGCGACCCATAAATTTGCTTTCTACTTCTATTCCGTTTGCAGTACATTTATATTTGCGAATATCCTTTTTGTGGTCGCTTCCGCGCATTTTAAAAATTGTAAGCGCCTTTTGGATTTCGCTGTCAATTTCCACATATCTAAGCAGTATAAAACTATCTACAACAAAAGGAACTTTGCTGTTAATTGCGTCTATGCTTCCGAAAACCGCGTTGTTTTCACGAATAAGAATTGCCGTTGTTCCCTCGCGCTTAAAGCCGTTTACAATCTGCCGCTCAATTTCCCGCAGTTGATGAATATCCATTGTCAACGCCTCAAAATGCGAAATGCTGTCAATTACAACCCGCTTAATATTGTATTCTTTCATAAGCGATAAAAGTTCGCCGCTCGGCTCGTTAATTTCATTTAAAATAGTCGCAGGTGTGGAAAAAACAATTTTGAGTTTCCCTTCTTTTTCGAGGGTTTTCAAGTCCCAGCCAAGCTGTGCCGCATCGTGATAATACTGCAACGGAAACTCTTCAAATGAGATTATCAGCCCGTTTTCGCCGAAAGTTTTTATTCCGTTATATATAAATTGCATTGCGATAGTGGTTTTTCCTGTTCCCGGCGCGCCCTCTATGAGATTGGCGGAATTCTGCAAAAACCCGCCGCCAAGCATTTCGTCTAATCCGACAATTCCTGTTTTTACACGCTCGTCGCCCACAAAAAACTCACTTTGACTGTTGTAAAAGATACATTATTATAGCCTTGTGAGCGTGAAGCCGATTTTCCGCTTCTTCAAAAGCAATGGAACGCTCGCCGTCCAAAACGCTGTCTATAACCTCTTCGCCTCTGTGAGCAGGCAAACAATGCGAAAATAAAGCGTCGGGTTTTGCTTTTTTCATTAAATCTTCGTTTACCTGATACGGCATAAATATTTCTTTTCTCGACTGCGCTTCGTTTTCTTTTCCCATACTCGCCCAAACGTCCGTATAGACAACATCCACGTCCTTTAGCCCTTCGTCTATGTCGTTTGTTATGGTTATTAAACTTCCCGTATGTGTGGCTATTTTTCTGCCTTCCGCGGCAATTTCCGCATTCAGTTCAAAGCCTTTCGGACAAATAAGCGTAAAATCGTAGCCCATTTTTGTGCAGTAATGCAAGTGCGAAGCACAAACGTTATTTCCGTCGCCGACAAACGCCACTTTTATCTTTTTGTCGCCGAATTTTTCTTTGAGCGCAACTCCGAAAGCGATTGATTGGCAAGGGTGAAATTTATCCGTAAGCGCGTTTATTACGGGAATATTCAAATGTCCCGCAAATTCGCGGAGCGTATCGTCGCTAAAAGTGCGAACAACCAAAAGATGTACCCAACGCTCAAGATTTTTGGCGACGTCGTAAACCGACTCTCTATCGCCCAATCTTCCGTTTGCAGAAGGCATATCAAGCGCGTTGCCGCCCAATTCGTAAATGCAAGTCTGAAATGTTATTTTTGTTCTCAGAGACGGTTTATCAAAAACCAAAACAGCGGTTTTGCCACGCATTTCGTCGCGCATTAATTTTCCGTGCGCTCTTTCTTTCTTCACTTCGAGCGACAAATCAACAATTTTACGAATTTCTTCGCTCGAATATTCCGATAATGTTAAAAAATCTCTTTTCATAATAACGCATACCTCGCTTTGTTTTGCGATTTTTTAAATATATGAGGCACTAAAATAATAAATGCGCACCGATTTTGGGGAATATTTCTTCTTATTTGAATAAAAAATCAGTGAATTTAGAAAAATTGAGTGAAATTTCCAAAACTGAACACTGTTCAAAACACTGTTCAAAAATAATAATTCGCAAAAAAACACACAAACTCCCCACGACTTTATGTTGCATACTACAGAAACTCCCCACGACTTTTGCAAACAAAACACAAAAACTCCCCACGACTTTGTGTAAATATAGTATATTATACTAAAAAAAGGAGGGCTTATGTATAGAAATATGATAGAAAACTTGCTTAATTGGAAAAACAAAGCCGACAAAAAGCCGTTAATACTGAAAGGCGCAAGGCAAGTCGGTAAAACATTTTTGATGAAACAGTTCGGTGAGCGGCATTATAAAAGCACGTTTTATGTGAATTTTGAAAACAATTTTGCCATAAAACAACTGTTTGCAAACGACATTTCGCCCGAAAAAATAATTCGCGGACTTGAAATACATTTCGGGCAAAAAATAGACAGTCAAAATTCCTTGATTATCTTTGATGAAATTCAGGAAGAGCCGAAAGCGGTTAGTTCGCTTAAATATTTTAACGAGGACGCGCCGCAATACGACATAATTTGCGCAGGCTCATTGCTTGGCGTTGCGCTTCATAAAGGAACTTCTTTTCCTGTCGGCAAAGTGGAATTTCTGAACTTATTCCCTATGTCTTTTGAAGAATTTTTGCTTGCAATCGGCAAAGAAAATTTGGTGAACTTATATAAGGAAAAGGAATACGACCTTATTAACGCGTTCAAAAACGAGTATATTTCATTGCTTAAAACTTATTATTTTGTCGGCGGAATGCCTGAAGTCGTCGCAAGTTTTGCCGTTGAGCAGGACTTGGAAAAATGCAGAAATCTACAAAATAACATCCTTGCGGCATACGAACAGGATTTTTCAAAACACGCGCCGAACGAAATTGTTCCTAAAATTCGGATGCTCTACAATAATATCCCCGTTCAACTTGCCAAAGAACACAAAAAATTTGTTTATAGCCATATAAAAGAGGGAGCGAGAGCAAAAGAATTTGAAATGGCAATGATGTGGCTTATTGATTGCGGGCTTATTCACAAAGTTGACAATGTAAGCACGGTTCGCATTCCGCTTAAAAGTTATGCCGACCCAAAAAACTTTAAACTGTTTTTGCTCGACGTCGGACTTTTGTCTTGTATGAGCGGCTTGCTTCCTCAGATAATTTTGGAGCAAAACAAATTTTTTGTAGAATTTAAAGGAGCGATAACAGAACAGTTTGTATTGCAGGAAATGAAGACTTTCAACGATTTTGAGATTTTTTATTGGTCTAACAGCAACGGAAGCGCGGAAGTCGATTTTTTAATTTCCAATAAAAACAATCCTATACCCATCGAAGTAAAGGCGGAAACTAATTTGCAGGCAAAATCATTATCTGTTTTCAGGGATAAGTTTGCGCCCGATTTGCTTATGAGAATATCCATGAGCGATTACAGAAAAGACGGAAATTTACTTAATTTGCCGCTTTATTTGATAGAAAATTTGAAATCGGAGATTGGCAAATAGTATTTTCCCTCTAAATTTACTAAAAAGTTTGGTGGGAGCAAACCATAAATGCGGGTAGATGCGGAAACGGTTTCGGAATACTATAAGCAAATGCAAATTGAAACTTTGCCTCAGTATAATCGTGTCGCGTTTCTGCACGAAACTATGTATAATATGGTACGACAGGCAATTTTAGGCGAAAAAGAAGACGTGCGAAAACGTCTCGATACCGTCCAAAACATACTTGTTCAACTTATGGCGGTCGTGAAAAAAGACGATGACGACGAAATCGCCGAAGGATTGCTTTTGCTTTACGACTATATATATGTAAAATTGGAAAGCAACGACGTTGTCGCAATGAACGAAGCTCTTCAGGTGCTGTCGGTGCTTCACGAAACTTTTGATAAACTTATGAAGAAAAGAGTGTAATTATGTCTATTTTTAATTTTGCCGATGAAGAAACAAAGAGAAAACTTTATGCGATGAAGCATATGTCCAAGAAAAACATAGAGGGGAATACGCTGAGGAACACACTCGGGCAGACACACGTAAATATCAACGGAAACATTGTCGATAAAAAATCAAAAGCCGCGCCCGAAAGCATTAACGGAAATTTAATCGACGAGCTGAAAAACGTGCCGAAAGAGTTGACCCCGCGCCAAAAATATCAGTCTAACTGGAGCAAAATTCCCGATTTTGTAGCGGTGGACATCGAAACCACGGGATTGAGCAAAACCAAAGACAGAATAACCGAAATCGCCGCTATAAAATTTGTGGACGGAAAAGCCGTAGAAGAATTTACGACGCTCATAAACCCCAAAATCGAAATCCCAGCAAAAATAACGCAACTTACGGGAATTGACGCGGAAACCGTTAAAGACGCGCCCGAATTTGTAGAAGTTATGGACGAATTTGTAGAATTTGTGGGTCGCCTCGCAATCTGCGGACACAATGTGGACTTTGACATTTCGTTTTTGAACGCAGAAATAAAGCGAAACTGCGGAAAAGAGATAAACAACTGGAACATAGACACCCTGATTTTATCGCGAATAATTTTGGAACTCGAAGAGGGCTACGCGCTCACAAAAGTCGCAAATTATCTTAACATAGCGCTCGAAAACGCACACCGCGCATTGGATGACGCGAGAGCTTCGGGACTTATTGCAACAAAACTTATCCCAAAAATTAAGGAAGTTCCGATACTTTCGAGAGCGCGAATTGCGAGTAATTCGGTCGGCTTCACCAAAAAGATTTTTGAACGCACGCTTACAGGGTATATTCCGCCTCAAAAGATAAAACTTGAGGTCGTTCCAAACGTAAAACCGCTTAAACCTAACGGCAAAAAAGTTGATGTTTCCAATACTCAGTTAAAGAAATATTTCAATTCAAAACTTGGGCAGGTTATAAGAAGATACCGCTCGCGCCCCGAGCAATTAGAGTTTGCACAAACCGTTGCCGACGCGCTCAACAACGGAAAAATCTGTGCGATAGAAGCAGGAACGGGAACGGGTAAAACGCTCGGATATTTAGTGCCTGCAATGCTCGCCGCCATCGGAAAAAACGAGCGGATTGTGATTTCGACGGCAACAAAACAGTTGCAAAACCAACTAATCGAAAAAGATTTGCCCGCGCTCGCAACGACTTTGGAGGGCAAAGAAGGCAAAATTTCGGCGGCTATCCTTAAAGGCAGAAGCAACTACGTTTGCCGAAAAGCGTTTGAAAAAATTATTTCGGGAGAAGTTCCGGGGATTTCGCCCAAAGAAAAAGGCGCGCTTTTGCCCATTATTAAATGGTACGAAAAAACAAAATCGGGCGACATTGACGAGCAAAACGCGTTCCACAGACGAGGCAATAAGCAGTTGTGGGATTTGCTTTCCGCTCAAAACAGACACTGCGGCGGCAAATGCGAATACAGCAACTCCTGCTTTCTGATAAAGGCGCGCAAATACGCAATGGCGGCTAATATTGTGGTGGTAAATCACGCGTTTTTTTACAGCGACATAGTTGCAGGAAACGAAATTATGCAAAACGCCGCGGCAATAATTTTCGACGAAGCACACCGCTTAGAAGAAACTGGCTACTATTCGCTTCAGACCGAAATAGACACGCACTCGCTCAATAATTCGGTGGAAGGTTTTCAGCATATTCACACGGTTTTGTATAACATAACAAAAGCAATTCCCGCAGACGTTGCGGAAAACAAAGACAACCGCGAATTTATCGATGACGTTATAAAACTAAAACATATTATATATAATTTCCGCAAAGCAAGCGAGAATTTTTTGGCGGCGATTTCGGATTTTCTTGTCGATAACGCCGACGCAAACAATGCCACTCAAAGCGCAATTTTAACTTTGGGCTACAAGGCAAACACGCTCCACAAATTACACGCCCTAAACGAAATTATGATGAATATCTGCGAATTTACGGATATTTTGCGGCTCATAAAACAAGCTCACCGCGAAAAAATCAAGGCGGACAACAACATCGAAGCGCAGATTTCGGCGGCGGAAAAAGCGGCGCAACAATTAAAGGCGGATATGCAATATTTGAGCGAAGCGCAAACCGTCGGCGATATATTCTGGGTAGAAGGTCCCGCAAGCAAGAAATGGGTAAAATTGACGGGAACAACCACAAACATAAAAAATTTCCTGAACCCTTTTTGGCAACAGTTTCAAAAGCCCGTGATTTTCACTTCGGCAACGCTTTCGCCGCAAAAAAACATTGACTATTTTGCCGACCGAGTAGGAATTTCCGGCTTGGAACCCGTGCTTAAACAATTTACAAATGAAATTATCAGCGAAAACTTAACTTTTGCAGTAGCGACCGAAACTCCCGAAGTAAGCACGCCCGAGTTTAACGTGTACACGGCGCAGATAATAAAGGATTTAAGCGCGAAATTCCAAAAAAATATACTTGTGCTTTTCACAAACAACGAAAATTTGGAGCAGGTTTACAACGAATTGTGCAAAGACGGTAAAAATCCGAACATTTTCGCACAGGGAATAAGCGGCAACAATGCGTGGATACAGCGGCAAATGCGAGATGTTCGCGGCGCCGTTTTGCTGGGAAGCGGTTCTTTTTGGGAGGGCGTGGATATGCCGGGCGACCAATGCGAAATTCTCATTATCCCCAAACTTCCGTTCCCCGTGCCGAACCATCCGCTTCAAAAACAGCTGGCGGAAAACGCCGAAAGCGACGGCAAAAACGGCTTTATGGACTACTCGCTTCCCGAAACTCTGCTTAAATTCAGACAGGGAGCAGGTCGTTTAATACGAAAATCTGAAGATATGGGCGCGTTTTTTGTGCTCGACAGCAGAATTGTAAATAAACCATACGGCAAATTCTTTGTAAATTTAATGAATTCCGAAGCATTAACATTCTCCGAAATAAGCGAAACTTGGGAGCCGCTCGAAAAACTTTTTGCCAAAAAAGAAGAACTGGAAAAAATAAGAGAAGCGGAAAAAATTGCGAAAAGAGAAGCTTGGGCAAAAGCCGAAGCAGAAAAAGCGGCAAAAGCAGAAAAAAACAATGCTGAAAATGTCGAAAAACAAGCAGAAAGCGCAAAGGAATAAAAATGAAAAAAGCGGTTTTGGTAATATTTCTCGTTTTTCTCGTATTTTTCACAGGTTGCGGAATTTATTCATTCACAGGCTCTACACTTCCAAGCAACGTGAGAACAATAGAAATACCGCTTTTTGAAAACGTCGCATTGGTGAGCGGTGCGGCGGAGCGAATTACTGAAGTTTTGTCGCAAAAAATCGTGAGAGAACGTCTTACCGTTGTAGCAAGAAACGGGGACGCGATAATCAGAGGAACGGTAGTATCGTATATAAACAGAGCAAGTGATTTTACAGGCACACGAGACGACTTAACCGTTCTTCAGTCGTCGGTGGAAATTGTCGCGGACATAATCTTTTTTGACAACCGAAACAACCGTGAAATTTACAGAGGTCGCGTAATCGCCATAGGAAATTACGATTTTGCCACCGAAACCGAAATGGACGGAAGAGAACGCGCCATAGACGATTTAACCGAACGAATTTTGATGAATTCAATTAGGAGCTGGTAGCGCCGCGCGCATTCGTAGGGGCGTATTGCATACGCCCGATTTCTGTTGGCTATTTGGGCGTATGCAATACGCCCCTACAATTATTTCTGCATTTCTTTAATTTTGTCGATTAGCGCTTTCATTTCGCCGTCGGTGCCGATTGTAATTCTCAGCCAATCGCTGATTTTCGGTTTATTCCAAAAACGCACTAAAATACCGTTTGCTTTAAGTTTTTTGTACAATTCTTCGGCTGAAATTCCTGCTGAAATAAATTTTGTCGGACGAGCAAAAACAAAGTTCGCCGACGACTCTAAAATATCAAAGCCGAGTTCTTTGAGTTGAGCCACCGCCCAATTTCGAGTGCCTATAACTTTTTTGCAACAATTTTCAAAATATTCGCTGTCTTTTACTGCGGCAACGGCTATTTTCAGCGCCAAACGGTCAATCGTGTAAGAATTAAACGAATTTTTTATTACGTTAAGCGAAGAAATAAGTTCCGCGTTTCCGATAGCAAACCCCACCCGCGCGCCTGCAAGCGAACGACTTTTTGAAAGAGTGTGAACAACCAGAAGATTGTCGTATTTTTTCGTAAGTTCAATACTGCTCTCCCCTCCGAAATCGATATACGCCTCGTCGCAAAGGATAAGCGTGTCGGGGAATTTTTGCAATATTTCTTCGATTTGCGCCATTTTTACGGCAATTCCAGTAGGCGCATTCGGATTGCAGATTACAATTCCGCCTGCGTTTTTCGGAAAGTTTTCAAAGTCGATAGTCCAGTCTTCTTTGAGTGGCACAATCTGCTTTTTTATGCCGAAAATGTCGCACCAAACGGGGTAAAACGAATATGTTATATCGGGAAAAACAAGCGGTTTGTCGCCTGTAAAAAACGCCATAAACGCCATAGCGATTATTTCGTCCGAGGAGTTTCCGCAGAAAATATTTTCGGTTTTAACGCCGTAAAATTCGCCGATTGCTTCCCGCAGTTCGCTTACGTCGGGGTCGGGGTAAAGTTTCAGCGTGGAATAATCGAAACTATCAATCGCTTCTTTCACTTTCGGCGACGGTGAATACGGGTTTTCGTTTGTATTCAATTTTATGTATTTCATATCTTTGGGCTGTTCGCCTGCAACATACGGCACCAGCCCGTCAAGCATTTTTCCGTTAAATCGGCTCATTTGTTCTCCTTCCAGTCTTCCAATTCTAACCCGCGTACACGCTCAAAATCTTTTGTATTGTTCGTGACAAGAACAGCGCCATTCGACATAGCGTGAGCGGCGATAAGTATATCAAAATCTTCTATCAAACACCCTCTTTTCTGCAAATCTGCACGTATTATTCCGTATTGTTCCGCTGCATTATTATCAAACGGCAATATTTCCAATGCACACAAAAAATCGTCCAACGCTGAACGATTTTTTTCGCTACTTTCACTAAGTTCAACGCCGTGCAAAAGTTCCGCCAAAACCAACGAAGATATTGCAATACCTTCTTGACTTCTTATTCTGTCAAAAATGTGTCGATACATACTATTGTTTTTTCGTGCGCCACGAATAGCAAAAACGCAGGTGTTTGTGTCAAGCATATATTTCAAAAGACAATCTCTCTGGTTCTGTTAATGTGTTCTGCTCTGCCGTCTTTCATAAAATCTTCGGAAAATCCTTTTGCGCCTCTTTCAAAAATTTCCAACATTTTTGATTTTGGGAAAAGATATACCGTGCTTCCGATTTTTTTTATGCAGACCTCGTCTTCGTCAAATCTATATTCTTTCGGAATTCTAACCGCCTGACTTCTCCCCGTCTTGAATACTTTTGCCGTTGCTATCATATTTTCCTCCTTTTTCTGAAATTCTCTTCGGATACATACTGTGGTACATATCAAATATAATAAATGTTCCGGGAAATTGTCAAGGAAGATATGAAATGTAGTGAAAAAACACTAAATATTCCATTACACCTCAAAACAAATATTATTTTGTTCCTATAAATAGAAACAAAAACATTTTCTGAAAGGAAAAACAATGTCTCAAGTACCATACAAAATCCACTTGTCGGAAGACGAAATGCCTAAGCAATGGCTTAACTTGCGGGCGTTTATGAAAAATAAACCCGCGCCGATTTTGCACCCCGCAACACTGCAACCGGCAACTGCCGACGAACTAAACGCCGTTTTTTGTGAAGAGTGCGTAAAGCAGGAATTGGACGATACGTCAAAGTTTATCGACATTCCGTCGGGGATATTGGAGTTTTACAAGGGCTACCGTCCGTCAGCGCTGGTTAGGGCGTATTTTTTGGAGAAAGCGCTCGGTACTCCCGCGGAAATTTACTACAAATACGAGGGAACAAACACAAGCGGCTCGCACAAATTAAACTCCGCAATTCCACAGGCGTATTACGCTAAACAGCAAGGTTTAACATCTCTTACAACCGAAACGGGAGCAGGTCAATGGGGTTCGGCGATGAGTATGGCGTGCGCATTTTACGGGCTGGATTTGCTTGTTTATATGGTAAAAGTTTCAGCGGAACAAAAACCGTATCGCAAACATTTAATGGAAACTTACGGCGCAAAAGTTATTCCTTCGCCGTCGAATACGACCGAAGCGGGAAGAAAAATACTCGAAAAAGACCCGAACACAAGCGGCTCTTTGGGCTGTGCAATCAGCGAGGCAGTCGAAACTGCGGTAAAAACCGACAAATGCCGCTATGTTTTGGGAAGCGTTCTCAATCACGTTCTTTTGCACCAATCGATAATCGGTTGCGAGGCGAAAATTGCACTTGACAAATACGGAATTTCTCCCGATATAATTATAGGATGCGCGGGCGGCGGCTCAAATCTGGGCGGACTTATTTCACCGTTTATGGCGGATAAACTGACGGGCAAAAGCAATGCGCATTTTATTGCGGTAGAGCCTACAAGCTGCCCGTCGCTTACACGCGGAAAATACGCCTACGATTTCGGCGACACCGCACAAACAACGCCGCTTATGAAAATGTACACGCTCGGAAGCGGATATATTCCTGCTCCCGGACACGCAGGCGGATTGCGTTATCACGGAATGACCACAACGCTTTCGCAGCTTTATGCGGACGGATTTATGGAAGCGCGCGCAGTTGAGCAGACAAAAATTTTTGACGCGGCTGTCCTTTTTGCGAAAACCGAAGGAATTTTGCCTGCGCCCGAATCATCGCACGCAATCCGCGTTGCAATCGATGAAGCGCTAAAAGCAAAAGAGAGCGGCGAAAAAAAGAAAATTTTGTTCGGACTTACAGGAACAGGGTATTTCGATATGACCGCTTATGCGCAATACAACGCAAAAACAATGAGCGATTATATACCGAGCGACGAGGAGTTGGCGAAAGGTTTTGCTACAATTCCCGATGTTGCGGTGAACAGATAATTTGTGATGTGTTGGGGCAGGTTTTAAACCTGCCCTTTAAACATTTATTGCAACAAAAATCTCCGTGAAATATTCAATCCATTCCTGCCGTCCACCCGTAAAATCAATACTTGATTTCTTGAAATTGTTGCGGGGATTGCGAAACTTGCGACACCTGCCGAATTAAGCGTTATATTTTCACTCAAAAGTTGGCGTCCTCTTACATCGGTTATACGTAAAACAACGTCGCTTTGTGTCGGAATATTTAAGTTAATATTATTTCTTGCTACCGAAACGGAGGCAGGCAGGCGACTTACCGTTCTCGCATTGGGAATTGAAAAAGCGGATGTTTCGGAGCCGTCGCCCGTAAAACCGACAAGTTTCAGCTGAGTAATAATTCCCGAAGTTGTGCCTTGAGTAAGCGTTTCTACTCTTATGCCGCTGACCAGCGACAAATCGTTAGGCGCAATAAGGTGCTGACTCCATAGAAAAACCCAATCCGGCTGAGAAAACGCCCTCGGATTGACGGTAATAGTTCTTGGTTCGGCGCTTACGGGAAGCGTTGTGTAAAATCCCGCGCCCTCGCTGACAAGGGCTGGATCGTCGAGAATAAGGCGTATAGGTCTCGTTGCCGTGTATGTTATGGTAATGGAGCGCCCTTGCAGCTTCAAATTCGGTGTAAATGTTTGCGTAGGCGTAATAAGGACTGGCAGTTCTTCCTACGGTTAAGGAAAAATTAACATTATTGGCAGTATGCGTGAAAGATACGGAAGATGTCGTGCTCGAACTGTCTCGCCAATCGGTTTGCGCTCTTGTTAAGTCGATAAAAGGAAGATTTTGGTTTTCGTTGCCTCGCGTATCCAAGCCCCACCAATTTCCTGTTATTAAAAGCAAGTTCATAAGTCGAAGCGACTCGTTGTAAAAACTGCTCTGTCCTCTGGCGACAATATTGTTGTAAGTTGCATTCAAAAACTGTTGATTAGCCGCGTCGGCAAGCATTCCCGAAGCAAAAGGAGCGGCAAACGCCATAGCGGAATAATCGCTGTATCTCGTTCCGTTCAATAAATACCCCGAGCCGATTAGGGCAGGATTGCCCCCTGTTGCGCCTCTTAGCCAAGTGCTTATCCTGCTGATTTGTTCTCTTGCTTCGGGAGTTGCGTAGTGAACATAATCCAGTGCGAGCCGCCAAGGAACACGGCAGGCGTTAAATGCGTAATTATCCCAGTTGTGTTCTCCTGCAACCAATGCCTCCGCCGAATTGGCGACAGTTCTTGCGTCATTTCGCTCCCCTATAACAAAATCAGCCATAAGTCCTGTAATTCTGTGCGAAACTTGGTGTAAAAGCGAATAAACTTCGTCTGCGGCGGTAAGCCAGAATGGGTCGTCCGTTGCTCTGTAAAACGCTCTGAAATGTCCCGGCATCCAATCGGAACTACGCGAAGTTGTTCTTTGGGCAAGCGT includes these proteins:
- a CDS encoding ATPase, with product MGDERVKTGIVGLDEMLGGGFLQNSANLIEGAPGTGKTTIAMQFIYNGIKTFGENGLIISFEEFPLQYYHDAAQLGWDLKTLEKEGKLKIVFSTPATILNEINEPSGELLSLMKEYNIKRVVIDSISHFEALTMDIHQLREIERQIVNGFKREGTTAILIRENNAVFGSIDAINSKVPFVVDSFILLRYVEIDSEIQKALTIFKMRGSDHKKDIRKYKCTANGIEVESKFMGREGIMSGSSRLTPQDAFVNVFGKKKG
- the argF gene encoding ornithine carbamoyltransferase is translated as MKRDFLTLSEYSSEEIRKIVDLSLEVKKERAHGKLMRDEMRGKTAVLVFDKPSLRTKITFQTCIYELGGNALDMPSANGRLGDRESVYDVAKNLERWVHLLVVRTFSDDTLREFAGHLNIPVINALTDKFHPCQSIAFGVALKEKFGDKKIKVAFVGDGNNVCASHLHYCTKMGYDFTLICPKGFELNAEIAAEGRKIATHTGSLITITNDIDEGLKDVDVVYTDVWASMGKENEAQSRKEIFMPYQVNEDLMKKAKPDALFSHCLPAHRGEEVIDSVLDGERSIAFEEAENRLHAHKAIIMYLLQQSK
- a CDS encoding ATP-binding protein, with the translated sequence MYRNMIENLLNWKNKADKKPLILKGARQVGKTFLMKQFGERHYKSTFYVNFENNFAIKQLFANDISPEKIIRGLEIHFGQKIDSQNSLIIFDEIQEEPKAVSSLKYFNEDAPQYDIICAGSLLGVALHKGTSFPVGKVEFLNLFPMSFEEFLLAIGKENLVNLYKEKEYDLINAFKNEYISLLKTYYFVGGMPEVVASFAVEQDLEKCRNLQNNILAAYEQDFSKHAPNEIVPKIRMLYNNIPVQLAKEHKKFVYSHIKEGARAKEFEMAMMWLIDCGLIHKVDNVSTVRIPLKSYADPKNFKLFLLDVGLLSCMSGLLPQIILEQNKFFVEFKGAITEQFVLQEMKTFNDFEIFYWSNSNGSAEVDFLISNKNNPIPIEVKAETNLQAKSLSVFRDKFAPDLLMRISMSDYRKDGNLLNLPLYLIENLKSEIGK
- a CDS encoding flagellar protein FliS — translated: MRVDAETVSEYYKQMQIETLPQYNRVAFLHETMYNMVRQAILGEKEDVRKRLDTVQNILVQLMAVVKKDDDDEIAEGLLLLYDYIYVKLESNDVVAMNEALQVLSVLHETFDKLMKKRV
- a CDS encoding exonuclease domain-containing protein codes for the protein MSIFNFADEETKRKLYAMKHMSKKNIEGNTLRNTLGQTHVNINGNIVDKKSKAAPESINGNLIDELKNVPKELTPRQKYQSNWSKIPDFVAVDIETTGLSKTKDRITEIAAIKFVDGKAVEEFTTLINPKIEIPAKITQLTGIDAETVKDAPEFVEVMDEFVEFVGRLAICGHNVDFDISFLNAEIKRNCGKEINNWNIDTLILSRIILELEEGYALTKVANYLNIALENAHRALDDARASGLIATKLIPKIKEVPILSRARIASNSVGFTKKIFERTLTGYIPPQKIKLEVVPNVKPLKPNGKKVDVSNTQLKKYFNSKLGQVIRRYRSRPEQLEFAQTVADALNNGKICAIEAGTGTGKTLGYLVPAMLAAIGKNERIVISTATKQLQNQLIEKDLPALATTLEGKEGKISAAILKGRSNYVCRKAFEKIISGEVPGISPKEKGALLPIIKWYEKTKSGDIDEQNAFHRRGNKQLWDLLSAQNRHCGGKCEYSNSCFLIKARKYAMAANIVVVNHAFFYSDIVAGNEIMQNAAAIIFDEAHRLEETGYYSLQTEIDTHSLNNSVEGFQHIHTVLYNITKAIPADVAENKDNREFIDDVIKLKHIIYNFRKASENFLAAISDFLVDNADANNATQSAILTLGYKANTLHKLHALNEIMMNICEFTDILRLIKQAHREKIKADNNIEAQISAAEKAAQQLKADMQYLSEAQTVGDIFWVEGPASKKWVKLTGTTTNIKNFLNPFWQQFQKPVIFTSATLSPQKNIDYFADRVGISGLEPVLKQFTNEIISENLTFAVATETPEVSTPEFNVYTAQIIKDLSAKFQKNILVLFTNNENLEQVYNELCKDGKNPNIFAQGISGNNAWIQRQMRDVRGAVLLGSGSFWEGVDMPGDQCEILIIPKLPFPVPNHPLQKQLAENAESDGKNGFMDYSLPETLLKFRQGAGRLIRKSEDMGAFFVLDSRIVNKPYGKFFVNLMNSEALTFSEISETWEPLEKLFAKKEELEKIREAEKIAKREAWAKAEAEKAAKAEKNNAENVEKQAESAKE
- the lptE gene encoding LPS assembly lipoprotein LptE, with amino-acid sequence MKKAVLVIFLVFLVFFTGCGIYSFTGSTLPSNVRTIEIPLFENVALVSGAAERITEVLSQKIVRERLTVVARNGDAIIRGTVVSYINRASDFTGTRDDLTVLQSSVEIVADIIFFDNRNNREIYRGRVIAIGNYDFATETEMDGRERAIDDLTERILMNSIRSW